The Flavobacterium psychrophilum genome includes a region encoding these proteins:
- a CDS encoding glutamyl-tRNA synthetase, translating into MSKQVRVRFAPSPTGPLHIGGVRTALFNYLFAKKHGGVFYLRIEDTDQNRYVPGAEEYIIEALNWCGIPFDEGVGKEGKFGPYRQSERKEIYKQYALTLVNNGWAYYAFDTPETLDELRSTAEADGKTFIYNHTIRKTMDTSLKLSAEEVQQKLDNGVDYVIRFKTPVDETLHLKDIIRGDIKFETNLLDDKVLFKSDGMPTYHLANIVDDHLMETSHVIRGEEWLPSLPLHELLYRAFEWEAPQFAHLPLILKPVGNGKLSKRDGDKLGFPVFPLEWKNPDGTVSSGYREKGFLPEAVINFLALLGWNPGTDQELFTLDELVNLFDLERVHKAGAKFDPEKNKWFNHQYFGRQDNEVLAKELSHHLVERGINKPIETVIEVVSLVKERATFASELWDLTDFFFVAPTAYDEKASKNWKPETAELMKQLTGILENTLDFTSANVESVVKAWMEENGIGMGKVMQPLRLSLVGAVKGPHLFDIIALIGKEETISRINKAIETL; encoded by the coding sequence ATGTCTAAGCAAGTTCGCGTGCGTTTTGCACCAAGCCCTACAGGGCCTTTACACATAGGTGGTGTAAGGACAGCCCTTTTTAATTATTTATTTGCCAAAAAACATGGCGGTGTATTCTATTTACGAATTGAAGATACCGACCAAAACCGTTATGTACCGGGTGCAGAAGAATATATTATAGAAGCGCTTAACTGGTGCGGCATCCCGTTTGACGAAGGTGTTGGCAAAGAAGGAAAGTTCGGTCCATACCGCCAAAGCGAAAGAAAAGAAATTTATAAACAGTATGCGCTTACCCTTGTTAACAACGGCTGGGCATACTATGCTTTTGATACTCCTGAAACACTTGACGAATTAAGAAGTACAGCAGAAGCTGATGGTAAAACATTTATATATAACCATACCATTCGTAAAACAATGGACACGTCGTTGAAACTTTCTGCTGAAGAAGTGCAACAGAAACTTGATAATGGTGTTGATTATGTTATTCGTTTTAAAACTCCGGTTGATGAGACACTTCATTTAAAGGATATTATTCGTGGTGATATTAAGTTTGAAACCAATCTTCTTGATGATAAAGTATTATTCAAGAGCGATGGTATGCCAACGTATCACTTAGCAAATATTGTTGATGACCATTTAATGGAAACAAGCCACGTTATACGTGGTGAAGAATGGCTGCCTTCCCTACCCCTACATGAACTTTTATACAGGGCATTTGAATGGGAAGCACCCCAATTTGCACACCTTCCGCTTATACTTAAGCCGGTTGGTAACGGTAAACTTTCTAAACGAGATGGAGATAAACTTGGGTTTCCGGTATTCCCGCTAGAATGGAAAAACCCTGACGGAACTGTATCTTCAGGTTACAGGGAAAAAGGTTTCCTTCCAGAGGCAGTTATTAACTTCCTTGCTTTATTAGGATGGAACCCGGGTACAGACCAGGAGTTGTTTACACTTGATGAACTGGTGAACCTTTTTGATTTGGAAAGAGTTCATAAAGCAGGTGCCAAATTTGACCCTGAGAAAAATAAATGGTTCAATCACCAATATTTTGGAAGACAGGATAACGAAGTCTTGGCAAAAGAACTATCACATCATTTAGTAGAAAGAGGTATTAACAAACCTATTGAAACCGTTATTGAAGTTGTGAGCCTTGTTAAAGAACGCGCAACCTTTGCCAGTGAGCTTTGGGACTTAACTGATTTCTTCTTCGTAGCACCAACAGCTTATGATGAGAAAGCCTCTAAAAACTGGAAACCGGAAACAGCTGAATTGATGAAACAGCTTACCGGTATTCTTGAAAATACCCTTGATTTTACATCTGCAAACGTAGAAAGCGTTGTAAAAGCCTGGATGGAAGAAAATGGTATTGGAATGGGTAAAGTTATGCAACCGCTTCGATTAAGCCTTGTAGGGGCTGTAAAAGGGCCTCATTTGTTTGATATTATCGCACTGATTGGTAAAGAAGAAACAATCAGCAGGATTAATAAAGCTATTGAAACGTTATAG
- a CDS encoding glutamate--tRNA ligase (catalyzes a two-step reaction, first charging a glutamine molecule by linking its carboxyl group to the alpha-phosphate of ATP, followed by transfer of the aminoacyl-adenylate to its tRNA), whose product MSTEERSLNFIEQIIEEDLGNGFAKDKLRFRFPPEPNGYLHVGHASSICLNFGLGQRYNAPVNLRFDDTNPAKEEQEYVDAIKKDVEWLGYQWAEERYASDYFQELYDWAVQFIKNGKAYVDSQSSEDMAKQKGTPSQPGTESPFRNRSVEENLDLFERMKNGEFPEGTHVLRAKIDMTSSNMLMRDPIIYRILHKHHHRTGDAWKIYPMYDWAHGESDYIEEISHSLCTLEFLMHRELYDWFLDQIYTEGRVRPKQREFARRNLSHTVVSKRKLLQLVQENHVKGWDDPRMSTISGMRRRGYTPAAIRNFADTIGIAKRTNLIDVSLLEFCVREDLNKIAPRVMAVLDPVKLIITNYPEGKEEWLEAENNPEDETAGFREVPFSKELYIEREDFMENANNKYFRLTLGKEVRLKNAYIIKGESVVKDTEGNITEIHCTYDTDSKSGSGTEASLRKIKGTIHWVSIPHAVEAEVRIYDRLFTHEAPDADKDIDFKDYINPKSLEVIKGYLEPSLKSAEAGERYQFQRLGYFCVDPDSNAERIVFNKTVGLRDTWAKVESKE is encoded by the coding sequence ATGTCGACTGAAGAGAGATCACTTAATTTTATTGAGCAGATTATTGAAGAGGATTTAGGAAATGGTTTTGCTAAAGACAAACTACGTTTTCGTTTTCCTCCTGAACCCAATGGTTACCTGCACGTAGGGCATGCCAGTTCTATATGCCTTAATTTTGGCTTAGGACAAAGGTATAATGCGCCTGTTAACCTGCGTTTTGATGATACTAACCCTGCAAAAGAAGAGCAGGAATATGTAGACGCTATTAAAAAAGACGTAGAGTGGTTAGGCTATCAATGGGCTGAGGAGCGTTATGCATCAGACTATTTTCAGGAGCTGTATGACTGGGCTGTTCAGTTTATAAAAAACGGAAAAGCGTATGTAGACAGCCAAAGCAGTGAAGACATGGCCAAACAAAAAGGAACACCTTCTCAGCCCGGTACCGAAAGTCCTTTCAGGAACCGTTCTGTAGAAGAGAATCTTGACCTTTTTGAACGAATGAAAAACGGCGAATTTCCGGAAGGAACTCACGTTTTAAGGGCTAAAATAGACATGACATCAAGCAATATGCTTATGCGTGACCCTATTATTTACAGAATTTTACACAAACACCACCACCGTACAGGCGATGCGTGGAAAATATACCCAATGTATGACTGGGCACATGGTGAAAGCGATTATATCGAAGAGATTTCGCATTCACTTTGTACGCTGGAGTTTCTTATGCACAGGGAGTTATATGATTGGTTCCTTGACCAGATCTACACAGAGGGAAGGGTAAGGCCAAAACAGCGTGAATTTGCTCGCCGTAACCTTAGCCATACTGTAGTGAGTAAGAGAAAGCTTTTACAACTTGTACAGGAAAACCATGTAAAAGGTTGGGATGACCCAAGGATGTCAACAATTTCGGGTATGAGAAGAAGGGGTTATACTCCTGCTGCTATCCGTAATTTTGCCGACACTATTGGTATTGCTAAACGTACAAACCTTATAGATGTTTCATTATTAGAGTTTTGCGTTAGGGAAGATCTTAATAAGATCGCTCCACGTGTAATGGCAGTTCTTGATCCGGTTAAGCTTATCATCACCAATTATCCGGAAGGAAAGGAAGAATGGCTTGAGGCAGAAAACAATCCTGAAGATGAAACTGCAGGATTTAGGGAAGTACCTTTTTCAAAAGAATTATATATTGAGAGAGAAGACTTTATGGAGAATGCTAACAACAAATATTTCCGTCTTACTTTAGGTAAAGAGGTACGTCTTAAAAACGCTTATATCATTAAAGGAGAAAGCGTTGTTAAAGATACTGAAGGTAACATCACCGAAATTCACTGTACGTATGATACTGACAGTAAGAGTGGTAGTGGTACAGAAGCTAGTTTACGTAAAATAAAAGGTACTATTCATTGGGTTTCTATTCCGCATGCGGTAGAGGCTGAAGTTAGAATTTACGACCGTTTGTTTACACATGAAGCACCTGATGCTGATAAGGATATTGACTTTAAAGACTACATTAACCCTAAATCATTGGAAGTTATAAAAGGCTATCTTGAACCAAGCCTTAAAAGTGCAGAAGCGGGAGAGCGTTACCAGTTCCAGAGGTTAGGTTATTTTTGTGTTGACCCGGACAGTAATGCCGAAAGAATAGTTTTCAACAAAACTGTTGGCCTTCGAGACACTTGGGCAAAAGTTGAAAGCAAAGAATAA
- a CDS encoding rRNA maturation factor: MISFNYETSFELKDENQYEEWLSRVIESEDKTEGEINYIFCDDEYLLQKNIEFLDHDTLTDIISFDYTMGNLLSGDIFISVERVKENAEEFKVSFDDELKRVMAHGVLHYCGYKDKTEHDSALMRSKEDEKIQLFHVEQ, translated from the coding sequence ATGATTAGTTTTAATTACGAAACGAGCTTTGAGCTTAAGGATGAAAACCAATACGAAGAGTGGTTATCACGTGTTATAGAATCTGAGGATAAAACAGAAGGGGAGATTAATTATATCTTTTGTGATGATGAATACCTTCTTCAAAAGAACATAGAGTTTTTAGATCACGATACTCTTACAGATATAATTAGTTTTGATTATACAATGGGTAATCTTTTAAGTGGAGATATCTTTATTTCTGTAGAGAGGGTTAAAGAAAATGCAGAGGAGTTTAAAGTTTCTTTTGATGACGAATTGAAGCGTGTAATGGCTCACGGGGTATTACACTACTGCGGTTATAAGGATAAGACAGAACACGATTCAGCATTGATGCGTTCTAAAGAAGACGAAAAGATTCAGCTGTTCCACGTGGAACAGTAG
- the fabG gene encoding 3-ketoacyl-ACP reductase (Catalyzes the first of the two reduction steps in the elongation cycle of fatty acid synthesis), translating into MENLNGKTALITGAGKGLGKAIALALAAEGVNLGLLARTEADLIAVADEAKTINPEIKVAYTTADITSNEQITTAVATLKNTLGDIDILINNAGVGTFGKFLDLSVEQWENIVKTNIFGAYYATRAILAEMKERKSGDIVNISSSAGLKGAPVTSAYSASKFGLIGMSESLMQEVRKDNIRVFTMTPSTISTDMAKNLNLTDGNPDTTLQPEDFAELLVGHLKLPRRALVKDVSLWSTNP; encoded by the coding sequence ATGGAAAACTTAAACGGAAAAACAGCACTTATTACCGGTGCGGGAAAAGGATTAGGAAAAGCCATCGCACTTGCACTGGCTGCAGAGGGTGTTAACCTTGGATTACTGGCAAGAACTGAAGCTGACCTTATTGCAGTTGCAGATGAAGCAAAAACAATAAACCCTGAAATTAAAGTTGCGTATACAACGGCAGACATTACAAGTAACGAGCAAATTACAACTGCTGTAGCTACTCTAAAAAATACCTTGGGAGATATAGATATTTTAATAAATAATGCCGGTGTTGGTACATTTGGTAAGTTCTTGGATCTTAGTGTAGAACAATGGGAAAATATAGTTAAGACTAATATTTTTGGTGCTTATTATGCTACAAGGGCTATACTGGCCGAAATGAAAGAACGCAAAAGCGGCGACATTGTAAACATATCTTCTAGTGCAGGGCTTAAAGGTGCTCCTGTAACAAGTGCTTACAGTGCATCTAAATTTGGATTAATTGGTATGTCTGAATCTTTAATGCAGGAAGTGCGTAAAGATAATATAAGGGTATTTACCATGACGCCGAGTACAATTTCTACAGACATGGCTAAAAACCTTAACCTTACCGACGGTAACCCGGATACTACTTTACAGCCGGAAGACTTTGCAGAATTGCTTGTTGGCCATCTAAAATTGCCACGAAGGGCTTTGGTAAAAGACGTAAGTTTATGGTCTACAAACCCATAA
- a CDS encoding competence protein, with protein MAFEEIKENAEDLKQEVKKLIDANVNYYKLWGFKILMKSTTMMLKLFLLAVMLMIVTVFFSIALALGIGYWLDNFAYGFLIVGLIYLVMAIVVYYVQDKIVEGPMLSRFSRIFLKKY; from the coding sequence ATGGCATTTGAAGAAATAAAAGAAAACGCGGAAGATTTAAAACAGGAAGTTAAAAAGCTTATAGACGCTAACGTTAATTATTATAAGCTTTGGGGCTTTAAGATTTTAATGAAATCTACCACCATGATGCTGAAGTTATTTCTTCTGGCTGTCATGCTGATGATTGTTACCGTGTTCTTTTCAATTGCCCTGGCATTAGGCATAGGCTACTGGCTTGATAATTTTGCCTACGGTTTCCTAATTGTAGGCCTTATCTATCTTGTAATGGCTATAGTTGTATATTATGTACAGGATAAAATTGTTGAAGGCCCAATGCTTTCAAGGTTTTCGAGAATTTTTTTAAAGAAATACTAA
- a CDS encoding glutamyl-tRNA synthetase yields the protein MEAKNVIYSKLEAFIRKYYTNELLRGTIFFIGLGLLYFIFTLLVEYFLWLSSGGRTTLFWLFITVEVFLLFRFILFPIFKLFKLQKGIDYTQASQIIGRHFSEINDKLTNFLQLSSQGDQSELLLASIEQKADNLQPVPFTNAVNFKKNVKYIPYAAIPVLLILFFMISGNSAIFTQSLDRVVHYGKHYAPPAPFEFIVINNSLTAQQDTDFILEVKTQGNVVPENAMITIGKENYYLENVKPGVFQYRFEKPAKNIEFQLNANDVTSQPYQLNVVAVPTIANFEMVLNFPLYLGRKSEVVKGSGNAVVPEGTKVIWKVNALATTSIEWAGQGQIFSFANNENTFSLSKSIMQNTEYQILTSNNKVKHHEKLQYQLTTIKDQHPTISVSNAPDSLKLEREIILGQISDDYGLTKLQIVYYPQDNPEVAKRGTLPVKKDVYDRFYYTFPNGLTLQQGVNYEYYFEVFDNDAVHNYKSAKSSVFSHREKTQEEKREEALQDQNSNINSLEKSIKNQDKQIGEMDKLQKMGKEKDNMDFKDQKKVQDFINRQKQQDEMMKEFSKKLEDNLEKFNPEKKDEFKEELMKRLEKNQKEAEKNKKLLDELKDLANKLKKEELFDKVDQLKKNSKSQTKNLEQLVELTKRFYVEKKAEQLADKLKDLGDKEEKLSESDKNSAEKQEDIKRDFDQIKEELRELEKQNEDLKKPMDIPTDKNEEKSVEEDMKKASDELKKESKDSKQKAKPKQKSAAQKMKEMGGKMMEGMMSGDMEQMEEDVKMLRQILDNLLAYSFSQEDVMGKFKGSTTHSASFGKNLKKQQDLKQQFRHVDDSIFAISLRNPKITEQVTAEVGNVHYYTDKAIADLAENLVPRGVSNQQYAITAANKLADFLSDTLNNMQMEMSGSGGSGDPKPGKSGKGDMQLPDIIQKQEKLAKKMQEGKEGKDGKKGEGKEGEPKPGGKEKGKGQGEGEGEDGDNEGDAGEILEIYKEQQQLREALQKALEKEGMGGNGQNAARQMKEIEKQLLNKGFKGDAMQKMQNLKHELLKLDKAIQQQGEENKRQSQTNTKEFSNSANRIPDALKEYLNSVEILNRQSLPLRPNFNQRVQAYFRKDD from the coding sequence TTGGAAGCAAAAAATGTTATCTATTCTAAGCTTGAAGCGTTTATAAGAAAGTATTATACCAACGAACTTTTACGTGGAACAATCTTTTTTATAGGGCTGGGGCTGCTATATTTTATATTCACATTACTTGTAGAATATTTCCTCTGGCTATCTTCCGGCGGAAGGACTACTTTGTTCTGGTTGTTTATAACTGTAGAAGTTTTTCTTCTGTTCAGGTTTATCCTGTTCCCGATATTTAAACTTTTTAAATTACAAAAGGGAATAGATTACACACAGGCATCTCAGATTATCGGGAGGCATTTTTCTGAAATTAATGACAAGCTTACCAACTTCCTTCAACTGTCTTCACAGGGAGACCAGTCAGAATTATTGTTGGCATCTATAGAGCAGAAGGCAGACAATCTTCAGCCGGTGCCTTTTACAAATGCTGTTAATTTTAAAAAGAATGTAAAGTACATTCCTTATGCTGCCATACCTGTATTGCTGATTCTATTCTTTATGATCAGCGGAAATTCTGCCATATTTACGCAGAGCCTTGATAGGGTAGTGCATTACGGCAAGCATTACGCACCGCCCGCTCCGTTTGAATTTATTGTTATTAATAATTCGCTAACAGCACAACAGGATACCGATTTTATTCTTGAAGTGAAAACGCAGGGTAATGTAGTTCCTGAAAATGCTATGATAACTATCGGCAAAGAGAACTACTATTTGGAAAATGTAAAGCCGGGCGTATTTCAGTACCGTTTTGAAAAGCCTGCTAAAAATATAGAATTTCAGCTAAACGCAAATGATGTTACATCTCAGCCGTACCAGTTGAATGTTGTTGCAGTACCAACTATCGCTAATTTTGAAATGGTGCTTAACTTTCCATTGTATCTTGGCAGGAAATCAGAGGTTGTTAAGGGTAGTGGTAATGCTGTTGTACCGGAAGGAACAAAAGTAATATGGAAAGTAAATGCTCTTGCAACCACTTCTATCGAATGGGCGGGCCAGGGACAGATATTTAGCTTTGCAAATAATGAAAATACCTTCTCATTGTCTAAAAGTATAATGCAGAATACAGAATATCAGATACTTACTTCTAATAATAAGGTAAAACACCACGAAAAACTACAATATCAGCTTACAACTATCAAAGATCAGCACCCAACCATCTCTGTGAGCAATGCACCGGACAGTTTGAAGCTTGAAAGGGAAATAATTCTAGGTCAGATTTCTGATGATTATGGTTTAACTAAATTACAGATCGTGTATTATCCACAGGATAATCCCGAGGTTGCCAAACGTGGAACACTACCAGTAAAGAAAGATGTGTACGATCGTTTTTACTATACATTCCCAAATGGGTTAACGCTTCAACAGGGTGTTAACTATGAATACTATTTTGAAGTTTTTGATAATGATGCTGTGCATAATTATAAATCGGCTAAGTCATCTGTGTTCTCACATAGGGAAAAAACACAGGAAGAAAAACGTGAAGAAGCATTGCAGGATCAGAATAGCAACATCAACAGTCTTGAAAAATCTATAAAAAATCAGGACAAGCAGATTGGCGAAATGGATAAGCTGCAGAAGATGGGCAAGGAGAAAGATAACATGGATTTTAAAGACCAGAAGAAAGTTCAGGATTTCATTAACCGTCAAAAACAACAGGATGAGATGATGAAAGAATTTTCTAAAAAGCTTGAAGATAATCTTGAAAAATTCAATCCCGAAAAGAAGGATGAATTTAAAGAGGAGCTTATGAAGCGTCTTGAGAAAAATCAGAAAGAGGCAGAGAAAAACAAAAAGCTTCTGGATGAATTGAAAGACCTTGCCAATAAACTTAAGAAAGAAGAATTGTTTGATAAGGTAGATCAGCTTAAGAAAAACAGTAAAAGCCAGACTAAAAACCTGGAGCAATTGGTAGAACTTACCAAGCGCTTTTATGTTGAAAAGAAAGCTGAACAACTTGCGGATAAATTAAAAGATCTTGGTGACAAAGAAGAAAAGCTTTCTGAAAGTGATAAGAATTCTGCCGAGAAGCAGGAAGATATAAAGAGAGATTTTGACCAGATTAAAGAAGAACTTCGTGAACTTGAAAAGCAAAATGAAGATCTTAAAAAACCTATGGATATCCCTACCGATAAAAATGAAGAAAAGAGTGTAGAGGAGGATATGAAAAAAGCGTCTGATGAACTAAAAAAAGAAAGTAAAGACAGTAAGCAAAAAGCGAAGCCTAAACAAAAATCTGCTGCCCAAAAGATGAAAGAAATGGGAGGCAAGATGATGGAAGGTATGATGAGTGGTGATATGGAACAGATGGAAGAAGATGTAAAAATGCTTCGCCAGATCTTGGATAACTTACTTGCGTATTCATTTTCTCAGGAAGATGTAATGGGTAAATTCAAAGGTAGTACAACGCATTCTGCATCGTTTGGTAAGAACCTTAAAAAGCAACAGGATTTAAAGCAGCAGTTCAGGCATGTTGATGACAGCATCTTTGCTATCTCGTTACGTAACCCAAAAATTACAGAACAGGTTACTGCAGAGGTTGGCAATGTTCATTACTACACGGACAAAGCTATTGCCGACTTAGCCGAGAATCTGGTTCCCCGAGGAGTATCCAATCAGCAGTATGCAATTACAGCCGCTAATAAACTGGCCGACTTTTTGAGTGATACACTTAACAACATGCAAATGGAAATGTCAGGGTCTGGTGGTAGTGGCGATCCTAAACCGGGTAAGTCGGGTAAAGGAGATATGCAGTTACCGGATATTATACAGAAACAAGAAAAGCTTGCTAAGAAAATGCAGGAAGGCAAAGAAGGTAAAGATGGGAAAAAAGGTGAAGGTAAAGAAGGCGAACCTAAGCCAGGTGGTAAAGAAAAAGGTAAAGGCCAGGGAGAAGGTGAAGGCGAGGATGGAGATAACGAAGGCGACGCCGGAGAGATTTTAGAGATTTACAAAGAACAGCAACAGCTACGGGAAGCGTTACAAAAAGCTTTAGAAAAAGAGGGTATGGGTGGCAACGGCCAGAATGCCGCACGCCAAATGAAAGAGATCGAAAAGCAATTGTTGAATAAAGGTTTTAAAGGCGATGCGATGCAAAAGATGCAGAACTTAAAACACGAACTTTTAAAATTAGATAAGGCTATTCAACAACAGGGTGAAGAAAACAAAAGGCAGTCGCAAACCAATACAAAAGAGTTTAGTAATAGCGCAAACCGTATTCCTGATGCCCTTAAAGAATATTTGAATAGTGTAGAGATTTTAAATAGACAAAGCTTACCTTTGCGCCCAAATTTTAACCAAAGGGTGCAAGCCTATTTCAGAAAAGATGATTAG
- a CDS encoding dihydroneopterin aldolase, translating into MDIIKLKNIRTFSYHGCLVEESKIGSDYTVDLEIRADLKKSMHTDELEDTVDYVHLNKIVTEEMAIRSKLLEHVAKRIVNRVFNEIPAVIHTVVGVSKINPPIGGDVQSVTIEIEQSR; encoded by the coding sequence ATGGATATCATAAAACTTAAAAACATACGCACATTTTCATATCACGGATGCCTTGTAGAAGAAAGTAAAATAGGATCTGATTACACGGTTGACCTTGAAATAAGGGCAGACCTAAAAAAATCTATGCATACAGATGAACTGGAAGATACTGTTGATTATGTTCATCTTAATAAGATAGTTACCGAAGAAATGGCTATACGATCTAAACTTTTAGAACATGTTGCAAAACGTATTGTAAACAGGGTTTTTAATGAAATACCTGCTGTTATACATACTGTTGTGGGAGTTTCTAAAATCAATCCCCCTATTGGTGGTGATGTACAATCTGTTACCATCGAAATAGAACAGAGCAGATAA
- a CDS encoding protease gives MENAFLYVILFFGLLIFLSSFFTVKQQTAVIVERFGKYHSIRNAGLQLKIPVIDKIAGRINLKIQQLDVIIETKTKENVFVKMKVSVQFVVIQEKVYEAFYKLQYPHDQITSYVFDVVRAEVPKLKLDDVFERKDDIAIAVKRELNEAMTTYGYDIINTLITDIDPDIQVKNAMNRINAADREKSAAEYEAEAQRIRIVAKAKAEAESKRLQGQGIADQRREIARGLVESVNVLNEVGINSQEASALIVVTQHYDTLQAIGSDTNSNLILLPNSPQAGSDMLNNMVASFTASNQVGESIKRGNQKRANEKKNQKKDDYTSHDTHEHDDVQPE, from the coding sequence ATGGAAAATGCTTTCTTGTATGTAATCCTCTTTTTCGGACTACTTATTTTTCTTTCATCCTTTTTTACGGTTAAACAGCAAACAGCTGTAATCGTAGAACGCTTTGGTAAATACCACAGCATACGTAATGCAGGACTCCAGCTAAAAATTCCTGTAATTGATAAAATTGCCGGAAGGATAAACCTTAAAATTCAACAGCTGGATGTTATCATCGAAACCAAAACCAAAGAGAATGTATTCGTAAAAATGAAAGTTTCTGTACAATTTGTTGTTATACAGGAAAAGGTATACGAAGCTTTTTATAAACTACAGTACCCTCATGACCAGATAACATCTTATGTATTTGACGTTGTACGTGCCGAAGTACCAAAACTTAAACTTGATGATGTTTTTGAACGTAAAGACGATATTGCTATTGCTGTAAAAAGAGAGCTTAATGAAGCTATGACTACTTACGGTTATGATATCATTAATACGCTTATAACAGATATCGATCCGGATATACAGGTTAAAAATGCAATGAACCGTATTAACGCCGCGGACCGTGAAAAATCTGCTGCTGAATATGAAGCAGAAGCGCAAAGGATTCGTATTGTCGCTAAAGCAAAAGCGGAAGCGGAAAGCAAGAGATTACAGGGACAGGGTATTGCAGATCAGCGTCGTGAAATAGCACGTGGACTTGTAGAAAGTGTAAATGTATTAAACGAGGTAGGTATTAATTCTCAGGAAGCTTCTGCCTTGATTGTTGTTACACAGCATTATGACACGCTACAGGCTATAGGATCTGATACTAACTCTAACCTTATCTTATTACCAAACTCTCCACAGGCAGGCAGCGATATGCTAAATAACATGGTAGCATCGTTTACCGCTTCAAACCAGGTTGGAGAATCTATCAAGAGAGGTAACCAGAAAAGAGCAAATGAGAAAAAGAATCAGAAGAAAGATGATTACACATCTCACGATACACACGAACATGATGATGTTCAACCGGAATAA